The Macrotis lagotis isolate mMagLag1 chromosome 6, bilby.v1.9.chrom.fasta, whole genome shotgun sequence genome includes a window with the following:
- the RABEP1 gene encoding rab GTPase-binding effector protein 1: MAQQGPGAAEAAPDVSLQQRVAELEKVNAEFLRTKQQLEQEFNQKRAKFKELYLAKEEDLKRQNAVLQAAQDDLGHLRTQLWEAQAEMENIKAIATVSENTKQEAIDEVKRQWQEEVASLQAVMKETVRDYEHQFHLRLEQERSQWAQYREAAEREIADLRRRLSEEQEEENLENEMKKAQEDAEKLRSVVMPMEKEIATLKDKLTEAEEKIKELEASKVRELNHYLEAEKSCRTDLEMYVAVLNTQKSVLQEDAEKLRRELHEVCRLLEQERQQHNQLKHTWQRANDQFLESQRLLMRDMQRLEVVLTSEQLRQVEERKKRDQEEDEQERVNQRKEPEKPDAEEEAKVPMVFALTHDEALTHSEEEHLDSAHGSVHSLDTDLPLPSSDPFGKPDGDVFKDGLRRAQSTDSLGTSGSLQSKTLGYNNKAKSAGNLDESDFGPLVGADSASENFDTASLGSLQMPSGFMLTKDQEKAIKAMTPEQEETASLLSSVTQGVESAYVSPSGYRLVSETEWNLLQKEVQNAGNKLGRRCDMCSNYEKQLQGIQTQEAETRDQVKKLQVMLRQANDQLEKTTKDKQELEELMSQSSEESGRQLETLALRTRESELALADLQQAFSQAQRNAQEQMGVLMRSREQVSEELGRLQKENESLQGKHGLHLALQQAEDFVLPEAAEDLRELVLRYRENLVSLRTAADHAEEKLKAEILFLKEQIQAEQCLKENLEETLQLEIETCKEELASISSLRADLERTRADKEQLESTLGERTEQLESLREAEKTLGEQLKRETAAKTSAEQLMFEEKNKAQRLQTELDVSEQVQRDFVKLSQTLQVQLERIRQADSLERIRAILNDTKLTDINQLPET, translated from the exons ATGGCGCAGCAGGGCCCCGGAGCAGCAGAGGCCGCTCCCGACG TTTCTCTCCAGCAACGGGTGGCAGAGCTGGAAAAAGTCAACGCAGAATTTTTACGCACAAAGCAGCAGCTCGAACAAGAATTTAATCAAAAGCGAGCCAAATTTAAAGAGCTGTATTTGGCCAAAGAAG AGGACCTGAAAAGACAGAATGCTGTTCTGCAGGCCGCACAAGACGACCTCGGGCACCTGCGGACGCAACTGTGGGAAGCCCAGGCCGAGATGGAAAACATCAAGGCCATCGCCACGGTGTCGGAGAACACCAAGCAGGAGGCGATTGATGAGGTGAAGAGGCAGTGGCAAGAAGAGGTGGCCTCCCTGCAGGCTGTCATGAAAG AGACAGTCCGTGACTATGAGCACCAGTTTCACCTCCGCCTGGAGCAGGAACGATCGCAGTGGGCCCAGTACAGAGAAGCTGCCGAGAGGGAGATTGCCGATTTACGCAGGAGGCTGTctgaggagcaggaggaggagaatCTGGAGAACGAGATGAAGAAG GCCCAAGAGGATGCGGAAAAGCTGCGCTCAGTGGTGATGCCAATGGAGAAAGAGATTGCCACCCTGAAGGATAAACTGACCGAGGCCGAGGAGAAGATCAAGGAACTGGAAGCCTCCAAG GTGAGAGAACTGAATCACTATTTGGAAGCGGAGAAGTCTTGTAGGACTGACCTGGAGATGTACGTAGCTGTCCTGAACACTCAGAAGTCCGTCTTACAGGAGGATGCTGAGAAGCTACGGAGAGAGCTACATGAAG TTTGCCGTCTGCTGGAGCAGGAGCGCCAGCAGCACAACCAGCTCAAACACACCTGGCAGCGGGCCAACGACCAGTTCCTGGAGTCACAGCGGCTGCTCATGAGGGACATGCAGAGGCTGGAGGTGGTGCTCACCTCGGAGCAGCTGCGGCAGGTGGAAGAGCGCAAGAAGAGAGACCAG GAGGAGGATGAGCAAGAAAGAGTTAACCAGAGGAAGGAGCCGGAGAAGCCCGATGCAGAAGAGGAGGCCAAGGTCCCCATGGTCTTTGCTCTGACGCACGATGAGGCGTTGACTCACTCCGAGGAG GAGCATCTTGATAGTGCCCACGGCTCAGTCCATTCACTCGACACCGACTTGCCGCTGCCCTCCAGCGATCCATTTGGCAAACCAGATGGCGATGTGTTTAAAGATGGACTTCGGAGGGCCCAGTCCACAGACAGCCTGGGAACCTCAGGATCCTTGCAATCCAAGACTCTGGGGTATAACAACAAAGCCAAGTCTGCCGGGAACCTCGACGAGTCGGACTTTGGCCCACTAGTGGGAGCGGACTCCGCATCAGAGAACTTTGACACAGCCTCTCTGGGGTCCCTGCAGATGCCCAGCGGCTTCATGTTGACCAAAGATCAGGAGAAGGCCATCAAGGCCATGACTCCCGAACAGGAGGAGACGGCGTCCCTTCTTTCCAGTGTCACCCAGGGGGTGGAGAGCGCCTATGTGTCTCCCAGTGGCTACCGCCTGGTCAGTGAGACAGAGTGGAACCTCCTGCAGAAGGAG GTGCAGAATGCTGGGAACAAGCTGGGCCGGCGCTGCGACATGTGCTCCAACTATGAGAAGCAGCTGCAGGGCATCCAGACCCAGGAGGCGGAGACCCGAGACCAG GTGAAGAAGCTGCAGGTGATGCTGAGACAGGCCAACGACCAGCTGGAGAAGACAACCAAGGACAAGCAGGAGCTGGAAGAGCTGATGAGCCAGAGCTCGGAGGAGTCAGGGCGGCAG CTCGAGACCCTGGCGCTCAGGACACGGGAGTCAGAGCTGGCGCTGGCCGATCTTCAGCAAGCCTTCTCCCAGGCCCAAAGGAACGCGCAAGAGCAGATG GGTGTGCTGATGCGCTCACGGGAGCAGGTCTCAGAGGAGCTGGGGAGGCTGCAGAAGGAGAACGAGAGTCTGCAGGGCAAGCACGGCCTGCACCTGGCCCTGCAGCAGGCCGAGGACTTTGTCCTCCCCGAGGCCGCCGAG GACCTGCGGGAGCTGGTGCTGAGATACCGGGAGAACCTGGTGAGCTTGCGGACAGCTGCTGACCACGCGGAGGAGAAGCTGAAGGCCGAGATACTCTTTCTGAAGGAGCAGATCCAGGCTGAGCAGTGTCTGAAGGAGAATCTGGAGGAGACCTTGCAGTTGGAGATCGAGACGTGCAAGGAGGAGCTGG CTTCCATCTCGAGCCTGAGAGCTGACTTGGAGAGGACCAGGGCAGACAAGGAGCAG TTGGAGTCCACCttaggagagaggacagagcagCTGGAGAGTCTGCGGGAGGCCGAGAAGACTTTGGGGGAGCAGCTGAAGAGAGAGACTGCGGCCAAG ACTAGTGCAGAACAGCTGATGTTTGAGGAGAAGAACAAAGCCCAGCGCCTGCAGACAGAGCTGGATGTCAGCGAGCAGGTGCAGAGAGACTTTGTCAAACTGTCCCAGACGCTGCAG GTCCAGCTGGAGCGAATCCGGCAGGCCGACTCCCTGGAGAGGATCCGGGCCATCCTGAATGACACGAAGCTAACGGACATTAACCAGCTCCCGGAGACATGA